One window of Oncorhynchus kisutch isolate 150728-3 linkage group LG25, Okis_V2, whole genome shotgun sequence genomic DNA carries:
- the LOC109875680 gene encoding retinoic acid receptor alpha isoform X6, translating to MVYTCHREKNCIINKVTRNRCQYCRLQKCLEVGMSKESPRTSSKGGMVLGPQPPPPPLETGRGQTGGPGADRAAPPAVRNDRNKKKKDEKKQESTESYVLSIETEQMINRVSKAHKETFPSLCQLGKYTTSNSSERRVALDVDLWDKFSELSTKCIIKTVEFAKQLPGFTTLTIADQITLLKAACLDILILRICTRYTPEQDTMTFSDGLTLNRTQMHNAGFGPLTDLVFAFANQLLPLEMDDAETGLLSAICLLCGDRQDLEQADKVDVLQEPLLEALKIYVRKRRPHKPHMFPKMLMKITDLRSISAKGAERVITLKMEIPGSMPPLIQEMLENSEGLENGATGTRTSGAPPGSCSPSLSPSSAQSSPSPTTQSP from the exons CTCCTCGCACCAGCTCCAAAGGCGGGATGGTGTTGGGCCCCCAGCCGCCGCCCCCACCATTGGAGACCGGGAGGGGACAGACTGGGGGGCCAGGGGCGGACAGGGCAGCTCCCCCGG cgGTGAGGAACGACCGgaacaagaagaagaaggatgagaagAAGCAGGAGAGCACAGAGAGCTACGTGCTGAGCATTGAGACGGAGCAGATGATCAACAGGGTCAGCAAGGCGCATAAGGAGACCTTCCCTTCGCTCTGCCAGCTGGGCAAATACACTACG AGTAACAGCTCAGAGAGGCGTGTGGCTCTGGACGTGGACCTGTGGGACAAGTTCAGTGAGCTGTCCACCAAGTGTATCATCAAGACGGTGGAGTTCGCCAAGCAGCTTCCTGGCTTCACCACGCTCACCATCGCTGACCAGATCACCCTGCTCAAGGCCGCCTGTCTGGACATACTG ATTCTGCGGATCTGCACGCGCTACACACCGGAGCAGGACACCATGACGTTCTCTGATGGCCTGACGCTAAACCGCACCCAGATGCACAATGCCGGCTTCGGACCGCTCACCGACCTGGTGTTCGCCTTCGCCAACCAGCTCCTCCCCCTGGAGATGGATGATGCTGAGACGGGGCTGCTCAGCGCCATCTGTCTGCTGTGTGGAG ATCGGCAGGACCTGGAGCAGGCAGACAAGGTGGACGTACTACAGGAGCCCCTACTGGAGGCTCTGAAGATCTACGTGAGGAAGAGGAGGCCTCACAAACCACACATGTTCCCAAAGATGCTGATGAAAATCACCGACCTGAGGAGCATTAGCGCCAAAG GAGCTGAGCGTGTCATCACCCTGAAGATGGAGATCCCGGGCTCCATGCCCCCTCTCATCCAGGAGATGCTGGAGAACTCTGAGGGTCTGGAGAACGGGGCCACGGGCACCCGGACCAGCGGAGCCCCCCCAGGCAGCTGCAGCCCCAGCCTGTCCCCCAGCTCCGCCCAAAGCAGCCCCAGCCCCACCACACAGTCGCCGTAG